In the genome of Marinomonas algicola, the window GTGCTGGGGCAGGATCTGGCTGGCGCGATCACGGTTGTGCCTGTGGATGGTGAAGCTTTACCACCTAATGTGCATCAAGACATTGACGATGAAACGAAGACAGATGGGCCAATGCGTTTTTCATTGGCGGGTGTACAGTTGAAGTTTTCAGCCGTACAACAGGCAAACGGTGGCTTGACGATTCCAGTAACCGGTCAAGGTGGCTCTTGGATTGTGAAATTGCCATCGTCTCGATTTGACGCTGTGCCAGAAAATGAATACTCAATGATGGAACTGGCTCGAATGTTGGGAATGGATGTACCAGAGACGCAGCTACTCCCTATTAATCAGATTGCTAATATCCCAGATGGTATTGGTAAATTTGGCCGCTCTTTTAAAAACGCTCAGGCGTTTGTGATTAAGCGCTTTGATCGTGCAGGTGATCAAGCCGTACATATTGAAGATTTTGCGCAAGTGTTTGGCGTCTATCCTCAAGATAAATACAAAAAAGCCAGTATGCGCAATATTGCTCAGGTTATCGGCATCGAAGGTCAAGACAAGGACATTGCAGAATTTACCCGTCGATTGGTGTTCAATACCCTAATTGGCAATGCCGATATGCATTTGAAGAATTGGTCTGTGATTTACAAAGACAAGCGCACCGCATCGATTGCGCCTGCCTATGACTTTGTCTCGACCATTCCTTATATCCCCGATGATAGTGCGTCGTTAAAGGTTAGTCGTAGCAAAAAATTCAGTGATTTCACGCTGGATGAGTTATCACACCTAGCCGCTAAAGCCATGCTGCCAGAAAAATTGGTGTTAGATACTGCCAAGCAAACCGTAGCAGGCTTTCATGAAATCTGGGCGAAAGAAAAAGCGCATTTACCGCTTGCCAAATCAATGATTGAAGCCATTGATACGCACTTACGAAATATACCGCTACGCTAAAATGAGAACCGACGCGTACAAAAATGCAGAGGCGTCGGTCATATTGAGTTAAAAACTTTTGAACGGATAACTGTTCACCCAACAACCTATTCGATGTTTTGGATCTGCTCATTGAGTAATAGGGTAGAACCTAGCAAACTCAATAGCTTATCGAAAAGAAACCGTTCAAAAATGCCTGTTTGCCCACCAAACTGCCCACCACTTGCCTATGGCTATTACTAAATCTTAGTGGTTAGCAATGGAAAAACAGTGCCGTTTTTATGCTGCTGTTAGGGTTTAAAAATAGCAGTTTTGAAGGGCTTTATCGAGTAATTTTTTCAACACCTTATTTAATAATGGATACAATAATATCCACTTTCTGTTTTATTTCGCTATAATGGGTATGACTGTATCCATTTGGCCTTTGCGGATGAAATTTACCTTACTTGATGATACCGATGTAAGCCAAGCCTATGCTGCTTATTTACGTGAGTTACGAAAGCAGGCAAAGCTGTCGCGAGCGGCGCTTGCTGAGCGCAGCTGTGTGCCTGCGGCCACCATTAAAAAGTTTGAGCTGACCGGGCAAATTTCATTTCGCCAATTGCTGTTGCTATGGCAGACCCTCGACTCGCTTGGGCGTTTGTACGAGCTCACGCAACCTAGCAAAGAACGCGCTGCTATACCCACGAGTATCGATGAGGTGCTAAAAGATGAGTTTTAAACCCATTCAAAAACTCGCCGTAACTCGTACGTTAAGCTCAGGTGAGCAGGTTGCTGTAGGGGTCTTGGCCCAGAATCGGCAAGGCGTTTTTTTTCAGTATGCAGATAGCTATTTGCAGCAGCTTGGCAACTTATCACCTTTTACCTTGCATGCGAACGCGCAAGTTCAAGTCGCTCCTAAAGCGCCGCACCAAGGTGTACATGGCGTATTTGGAGATTGTTTGCCCGATGGCTGGGGCATGCTGTTACAAGATCGTATTTTCCGGCAAAAGGGCATACTGCCTAATCAATTAACGGCGATGGATAGGTTAGCCTTTGTCGGTGATAAAGGCATGGGAGCATTGTCTTTTTCTCCGGTGTCTGAGTTTTCAGCCACCACGCACGCGGATATTGATTTAGCGACGTTAGGCTTAGAAGCACAAACGCTGTTCGATTCTTCGATGTCAGATTATATGGATGATAATCACGGTGAGTTAGATGGGCATACGCAACAGGTGTTGGCCGCATTAGTCGCCGGAGGTAGTTCGGGTGGGGCCAGACCTAAGGCACAAATTTATATGCCTGCTGGGGAAACTCAGCATTGTCGAACCTTCGCTCAGCTTGGAGATGAGGCTTGGCTGGTGAAGTTTACCTCTAAAAATCTCGCACTTGGCCATGAAGAAGGTTTGTGTGAGGCGGTTTATTTACAAATGGCAGAACTTGCTAAGTGTCAACCGCCGCAATGGCAACTCATTGAAGCACCACCTACAAGCGGTGCGTCTGCTTGGTTGGCGCTTAAGCGTTTTGATTATGTCACTGAACAGGCCGACTTAGGCAGCAAGCGCAGTGCAGGTCGATTGCATATGCACAGCGCTTGCGGGCTACTGGATGCAGACTTTCGAACGCCAAGTTTAGATTACATTGATTTGATTAAAGCCAGCCGTCAGTTGTGTAAATCGCCAGCTGCTGGACAACTGCAATTTCGCCGTGCCGTTTTTAACCTGCTGTCGTCTAATCAAGACGACCACAGTAAAAACTGGGCGTTTTTGCAAGCGGATGACGGTCAATGGGATCCTGCCCCTTTTTACGATGTTACCTACAGCCCACATCCATTCAACGAACACGCCACTGCGTTCGGCGGTTATGGTAAAGCGCCACCGCTTAAGGTGATGCAAAAACTTGCTACCAGTGCTGGCTTTGCGAATTGGCATGATGCAAGGCAAGTCATTGAAGAAGTCGCAGAAGCCATCAGCCAATTTACGTATCTGGCACAGCAGCAAGGGATCAGTAAAACAACCGTGTCTGCGATTACTAAGACATTGGATCAGCGCAAACAGGAAAATGCCGCGCTTTTTCAATGAAAGTAAAACAAACTTTTCAATTCACAATAAATACAAGGTCTACAGATTGTTACCCATAAAGTCACTTTGTGTAGACCTCCAACCTCTGCATTCCCCTGTTTGGTAAAACGCATAGACGAGTACTCAACTTGTATTGCACACTTTTACGCGCATAAAAGTGTAATTTGGTTCTTATTGAGTATTAAACAGCCCTTTAATAGCTATCTTTCTTCTCTGAAGCTGCCCTTGTTTGCCAAGTTTTAGCGATGTGGGCATGAGCAAATGCTATAAGAATATGACGCCCTTATTTTTTATTTAGCAATTGGATGTCTTGCAGCTTTCTTCCCAGCTCGTCATCACGGGCGACCTTGGTTAGGTCGTCTAACAAGCCGAGGACTGCCAAAACCTTAACGTAGTGACCAAGTGAAACGGAAGGATCACCTTTTGATATTTTACGCAGTGTTGGCTTAGAAATCCCTGTCCTACTATGCATCATTTCTTGAGTAATGCCGCGTCTCTTCATCGCCAATGTTAAGTTTTCTCCTAAGATGCTTAACATCTTCCTTTGTCTAGGGAATATGACCGCAGTGCGTTTTGATTTTGGCTCGACAGTATTCATAGTGAAACTATATTGTCTTAAATCTTAATTTGGTGAAATTATAGTTTCACTTTTATCGTCAAGTTGTAAAGCAATAAACTGCCAATCTCTCGAAGTAAAGTGAGTCAAGATCTGAACAGGTCATGTCGATTTTTTACTGTTTTTTCGACATAAGTTTTTTATGTGTCGATACACTCGACATATCAACTCTTAATCCAAACGACTCACCGATACAGGGGTATGAGTAGGGAGCTTCAAAGCAGTACGCTGTTCTTTGGGCTTTTGGGGCAGTCTGGGCAAAGCCTTAATGCACACTATTTAGCCGCACACTAACCCTGCCCACAGGCTATTTATGACTTGGGGCTTTATGTAAATTCTGGGGCAGCTAGCTACTTGTACCCTCAGAAAGCTGCACGATCTGGGCATTTATCTGCCTACAGCGTCCGTTTAACTCTTTAATACTAGTGGGGACAAACTCCTAAGAGAACTTAACAGATCAGTGAGGCTTATTTTGGAAAAAATAGAAACGATGAACCCAACGACACAATCACCCACAAACACGGTACACCCAGCGCGTCAGCAGCGGATTTTGCGCTTGCCCGAGGTAAAGTCCAAAACAGGCTTTGGCCGCAGCACCATTTATGCCTTGATGGCCAATGGTGAATTTCCGCGATCCATTCGTATTGGTGCGCGTGCCGTGGGCTGGTTAGAAAGCGATATCGACCAGTGGATTGAAACCCGCCGTATCGGTGCTGCTTATGGCCGTGGATAAACCATCAGCATCAACCCCGTTACTTGCCAATGAGATGTATAACAACAGGCCAACATTACCGGCTGGTTTTGCCTATAACGCGCAAAACTGGCTGGTGATGCAACCGGCCGGGCAAGATAGCCCTGTTAAAATCTGCTCTTGGTTGCAAGTGGCCGCCCGCACCCGCGATCCGCAAGGGGACACTTCTTTTGAAAATAAAGGGCGGCTATTTATTGCACTGGTTAGACGATGACAATCGCCATCGCTACTGGGCTATGCCTGCAGAACTATTGGCCGGAGATGGCAGCGAGTACCGCCGAATCCTACTCAGCCGAGGCATGCGCCTAAGCAACAGTGTCAAAGCGCGGCAGTTGCTCTCCCTGTTTATTCAACAAATGGGCGAACTGGCTACGCAAAAGGTCATTAGCGTGAACTGCATTGGCTGGCATCACCACGCTTATGTGCATCCGCGCCTCACCTTTTACCCAAGCGAACACAGCAACAACCCGCGCATGGTGCTGCAAACCATGCACCCGATAGAAGGCTTTATTCAACAAGGTAGTAGCGACAGTTGGCGGCAGCACGTTGGCCGTTATTGTCTGGATAACCCGCTATTAATTGTTGGTGTCTGCGCTGCACTTATGTTCAGGACGAACGGTATGTCGCGGGCGCATGGATGCGCAAGAGCGACGGCTGCACCCTTATTGCATTTGTGTGGGGTGGATGGTTTTGGTTTACACCTCTACGGTGCCAGCAGTACTGGTAAAACCGCGGCGCTGTATCCGGCGTTATCGGTGTGGGGCGAACCTAATCAACTGCGCCACAGTTGGCGTGCCACGGCCAACGGTTTAGAAGGCACAGCATTAGCGCATAACGATGCCTTGCTGGCGCTCGATGAAATGGGCGAAGTTAACCCAAAAGAGGCAGGCGATGTCGCTTATATGCTTGCCAATGGCCAAGGTAAAACCCGTGCAGGCAAATACGGTGAAATGCGCTTACCCGCCCGTTGGCGTTTGGTGTTTTTATCCACTGGTGAAGTGACGCTCGAAAGTCATCTTGCCAGTATCGGCAAGCGCTTGGTCGTTCCTGCGCATCCATGCGCCCACGACATACCGTTCGTCCTGAACATAAAAGCGGGGCAGCAAGTGCGCGTGATTGATCCCCTCTATAGATTTCTGACTGCAAGTAGGCGGCAAGCTTTTGAACCCTATGAGCTTAGTAGCCTAAGTGATTAGGGTGAAAAAGTGCAGCCAACACCCTTGCAGGTAGAAAGATGACGAGGGAGTGCTGATGACGGTCTATAAATGGGCGTGTTTAACCAGAGTCATGGTATGAACGCCGCCGATTTAGCCGATCACCTAAAACAGCAAAGTCGCCAACATTACGGCTGCTTGGCCTTGGACTGGTTACGGTATTTAACGCAGCACAGCGCGCTGGTACGACCCGTTTTCCAAAACGTACGCCAACGTTTTTTAACCGGCTTACCTCCCGAGTCAGACGGCCAAGTGCGCCGAGTCGCCGAAAAGTTTGCCTTACTGGCTAGTGCTGGGTTGTTAGCCATTCAAGCCAAAGTACTCGATTGGCCAACCCAAAGTGTCGAAGCCGCCTGCTTAAATCAGCTTAACCAATGGATACTCGCTCGCGGTGGTGTGGCCGCCAATGAAGACCAACAAGCCATTCGCCAAGTACGCAGTTTTATTGAGCAGCATGGCGAAAGCCGCTTTACGCCCAAACAAACCGGTTACAGCAGCCAAGTACGCCAACGAGCAGGCTGGATTGATACTTCTGGCCCACACACCCTCTACCTGTTTTACCCAACTGGCTGGCGTGAAGCCACCGAAGGCCTAAGCCCAGATCGCGCCGCCAAAGCACTGATGGCCGCAGGCTACCTAGTTCCCGATGGCAACCGACCACAGCGCAAAGTCAGCCTGCCCGACAACACACGCCCGCGAATGTACTGCGTGAAAGGCAGCATCTTGGATGACTAAAAAGGTAATGACCCCTGCATGGGCTTGTCGCCTTGTAATGCACCGCCTGTCAACATAAGGGCTGGGTTCAGTTTGTAGTCCATTGCAGATAATACCGCCAGAGGCATTCCCGTGAACCGCTAGCGTACCAACAACCAGCACCGAGCGAATAACAAATGAGCTCAATTATTTGGTTTTAACTCAAATAAGTTGAGAATAATCATAATCGTGGTAGGGTAAGCAACAGTGAAAAATCCCCAAGTTTATGGTTAAGAAAACACCGTGGAGAGAGCATGATCCGCTGCCACCTAGCCCGATTAATGGGTGAGAGAAAAATGCGCATTAGCGACGTGATGCGAGAAACCGGCCTAAGCCGTACCACCGTCACGCTACTGTACAAAGAAACCGCGCTCAAGGTGGACTTGGAAGCTATCGCTAAAACCCTGTACGACTACTGGTTTGTGCAGTTCGACTTCCACGACGACTCACCACAAGGCCAAGGCAAACCCTACAAAACCTCCGGCGGCAAAATGGTCTACAACCCAACCCTAAAGCTCGAAATACCGGAGGGGTGGACAGTAATGCCGCTATCAAAACACTTAGATTGCAATAAGAAAAAACTTGGGAAAAAGCACAACTTAAAGACACTCAATTACCTAGATACTGCGAACTTAACAAACAATATTGTCGGATCTATCCAAAAGCTCGATGTGGGTATTGATAACATACCAAGTCGAGCCAACATGCTTGTAAGTAAAAATGATATTCTGTATTCCACTGTGAGACCAAATCAGTTTCACTATGGAATTGTGAAAGCTCCTGTTGAGGATATGATTGCTTCAACTGGATTTGCAGTGCTTACACACAAAGCAAACTCAGAGCTTAATGTGGTTTTCTACCTTCACATCACAAGCCCCCAAAACACCAACAGATTAATAAAGATTTCCGAGTCCTCGAAGTCGTCTTACCCATCCATTTCTCCTGACGATATTTTAAATCTCGCAATAGCTTTGCCAGCTGAAACAAAGATACTCAAGCGATTTAGTGAATTGCTAAATCCATTGTTTGAAAAAGTATCAGAAGTTCAGAAAGAGAATAATGAATTGGAAAAACTCCGCGACTGGCTTCTCCCCATGCTAATGAACGGTCAGGTAACAGTAAAATGATCAACGCTGCGTTTCGGGTTTTACTGACGTTCAATGCCACTTCGCTGCTGGTGATTATCTTTTTGGTACAAAAAGGCGTCACTCTGGGCGATTTTCTCGGTGGTGTAAGTTATTTAGGTTGGACAGTAGCACTTCCGAACGCAGTGTCTTATTTGTTTTATTTGGCCATCCCCATTTTATCGACGGGCTTGAGCATTTGGCTGAGTAAATACCTTGGCAATGACGAGTTCAAAGCGGGTGAAGTCGCCAGTATTGAACATGCCAATAACAGTTTTTTACCTAGTTATTTGGGCTATTTTTTTGTTGCGCTGAGCATAGGCAACTGGGAAACCCTGTGGTTTGTTTATGGAGTATTGTTTGTGTTCACTTTCTTGTCGCAGGCGCTCTACTTCAATCCACTGTTTTTGTTGTTTGGTTATGAGTTCTACAACATCACCACCAAAAACGGCACGGCTATTTTTCTGATTAGCAAAGCGCGCTACAAAAAGCCTGATGATATTCAAATACCCTTGGCGTACCGGATTAACAATTACACCTTTATCGAGCGAGAATAATGATGGACCATATACTGGCACACATAAAAACAAGAGCAAAAAAACGCATTTTCAAATTGGTTTCGGATCAGTCTCTTTTTGATGCCATGACCGTCGATGTAACTGCCTGTGTGCCATATAACCCAGACCATAACCTCGATGAAGATGCATGGTTTAAAATTGAAGGCTTTAGCAACCAAGCCTACGGTTTAGATCTATTAAAGAAAGAGTTCGATTCAAAAGATTACCATAATTTAGCTAAAGCTAATTTTTCTAAAATTGCTTATTTATTTGCTGTTCAGGGCGATGACTTTTATTTTCAAAAAATAACCCCTGGCCTTTTTGTTAAGCGCAAAACACTGGTGTTTGGTGAAACGGCTGAGCTTGAAAAAAGTCAAATGCGCTTAGTAATTAATGCCTTACCTGATGCCGTGTATTTCAAAGCAGCAGATACTTTAATTTTCAAAAGCCTAGCAACGATTTCAAGTATATTTAAAGGCATAGATGAACTGTACAAGGAAGCGACAAAAGTAGAAGTTGAGCAGTTCTTAGACGAGTCATTTATAGATCTGAGCAACAATTACAGCGTCGAAAAAGTATCAAAGCCAAATCGAAAGCGTATTGGACTTGCCATGAAAACGCTTGAAGGTATGTCAGTAGGCGATAAAACCAATATGCTTGACTACATAGATGGATATTGCGAGCAAAAACTTAAATTTGATCAACAGAATCAAAAGTTTGAAATCTCAACGGATGAAGACTTGAAATTGTTGGTTTATGGCATTGAACAGCGCTTTTACACCACCCCCTTTGGGAATGAAAAGCGCTGTGCTAATTCTGTCACGACAATGGGTTAAGGAGTATTTTCATGGCTAAAGACCTAACCGCATCATCACATGACCGCCAAAATATCCTTAACAACCGCTACGCCCTGCAACACGCCGAGCAGCACTTAGGTTTGGGTGGTGTGACCTTTGAAGGTGAGACAGTATTCACCAAAGCGCAGGTGGTTGGCCTGTACGAGATCGCAGACGCAACGATAGAGCGTTACCTTACATCACACGGGGAAGAGTTGAAGGGTAATGGTTATAGGGTCTTGCGGGGATCTAAACTAAAGGAATTCAAGAGCTTAGTTTCTGGTACCCTCATCAATGAGGGTACCAAAACTACGGCTCTAGGGTTGTTCAGTTTTCGTGCAGTGCTCAACATAGGGATGTTACTAACAGAAAGTGAGCCCGCACGCCTTTTGCGTTCACGTCTGCTGGATATTGTCTTGGATGTAATGGCTGAGCGCGCTGGTGGTCATACCAAGTTTATTAATCAGCGTGATGAAAATTACCTTGTCTCTGCTCTGCAAGAAGAAAACTACCGCCGTCAGTTCACCGATGCATTGGATAAGTATGTAGAGGTCAATAAATGGACGTATGCACGCTTTACAAACTTGATATATCAAAGCATTTTTCATGAAAATGCGACTGAATATAAAAAGGTTTTAAACCTAGCAACGAAAACCAATATCCGCGAGACCCTATATTCAGAAGTACTCAATCTGATTGCTAGTTACGAATCAGGCATTGCTCATGAACTAGAGCAAGCCAGCAATAAATTAGGCCGCAAGCTTTCGCAGAAAGAGGCGGAGAGCCTATTTGCGAGTTTTGAAAGTCACCCTCTGTTCAAACCTCTGATTTTGGATGCCAGAACTAAAATGGCCAGTCGCGATTTGTGCTTCCGTGATGCCTTGCATGAAAAGCTGGAAGCTTATATTCAATCGGTACCCGAAGCTGATTTTGATCGTTTCTTGGGTGAAAAGAGCCGTTCTTTGGAAGAGCAATTGAGTGATCCAGAAACATTGGCCGTACTCAAACGTTTGAAAGATCGATAAACAAAGGAATGTGGCTATGAGTGATTCTACCGATAGGGGCTTACGGTTTTTCTATTTCGATGTAGCCCATGCAATCAGCGTTCACGATTGGATTATAGAGCATTCTGGTGGGCTAGCAGGCACCAAAGACGTTGGTCAGTTAGCCAGCCCCTTAGAGCACATACAAAATGACTGGTATTACCCAGAAATGGAGGACAAGCTGACTCACTTGGTATTCTCCATTAATAAAAACCATGCTTTTAATGATGGTAACAAACGATCATCGTTGGTGTTAGGCGCTTATTTCCTTGAGTTAAACGGTTTTGACTATGTGGTAAAGCGCTTTGCCAAAGAAATGGAAAACATCGTCGTTTGGGTTGCAGATAACGTGATTGATAAGGATCTATTACGTCAGATCATCAGCTCAATACTTTATGACGACGATTATCCAGAGTCGGTTAAGCTAGCTATATTTGAAGCGATCGAAGCAGCAAAAAATTACTAACCATTTCGTGGATCATCACGAGATGGTACGTATAGTTGGCCATTTTGCATTGTAAATATTAAAATCGCATCAACAACACCCCTCGCGCTACCCGTTAGATCAGCGCCCTGTGAGGGGTTACTCTTTTTCAGGCTTCTAATTTTTGGTACCGTAATGAGTTACGGTACCAAAATTCGCTTTCATCCACACATCATTCTCCGGCTCACAAAGGTGGTGCAGCAGCGCTAGGTTGATCTGGTGGCTGATCACGTTGCCGTTTCGTTTTCCGTTGGTTTTTCTTAAACCGCTCAGTAATAACCCCGTGCACGATTTTCCTATTTGCTCTGGCGAACTGGGCAGGCAAAAGGCGCGGTTTTGCCGTTTGGGGTGCAAGGTAGTGCGCTTTCCTGTTTTAGATAAAGGCGTGATGCACCAAAAAATACAGGCGTTGGCTGGTGTGTTTGCGTGCAATGTGTTTGATATCGGTTAAATGCGCCGGTAACAAAACCAACCCGCCTTGCGCATGCCCATCAACCTCAGGTAAAGGTAGCCAATATAAGTTTGGCCATTGCTCGGGGCTTTGCCATTTTTCTACGATCACTTGTGCGCCAATACTATTCAGCCATTGGTGAATCGGGCAGCCTGGGTGTGCTTGTTTAACGCGTGGTAACTGAAAGGTCAGCCAGCGGGTTAAGCGTTCGGCGGCATTCTCGCACTGGCTTAGTGCTGGATAGAGGGTAAACGCGCCTTGCCCAACCAGTAAGGCGACCACCTGCTGTATCCATTCTCTATTCCAGTCGTTGCCACTGCCCATAACACGTCACACATCACCTTGTTGGTTCTTCATGCCGTCTATTTTCAGTCGTCGGGTGCAGACTCGGTGGTGAATTAGATGAAAGAAATGGCCATCAAGCTCACCAGTCAAATCAGTTTTTTCTGATGACCTGTTCGCGGCTAACTGTTTGATATACATAGTCCAATACGGCGCTGTTTGGTGGCATTTGGCTAGTGCAAAAAAAATCGAGACGTCAAACGATCGTTTGCATTCTGGGTTTAAAAAATCAAACGGTTTGTACTTTGATGCCGAGGTTGGTTTAGGGGGAAAAAAGTGCCAAACCTTGCGTTGCGCCAGTACCTGCAATGCTTAGCAGCGTTGGATTTAAATCGAGAAGCCAAACAGTAAATGGGCTAATTTCCCTGTTTGGCGTTTCGATCCAAAAGCCAAACGGATAGTGGTTTTGGCGTATGGGGGTAAAGGCATGGGGAAGTGTGTGGCGGCTGTTGAAACTCATGGATTAGCAAATGACGCCTAGAGGGGATTGCATCAGCTGATCAAAATAAGTAATTGGGTTGGTTGATTTAGCTTAAAGCTGGGTGTGGTATTTTGTAAGCGAGCTATCGGTAGGAAAAGCAATGGCTGAATAGTGACAAGGCGAAATGAGAACCGACGCGTACAGAAATGCAGAGGCGTCGACCATATTGGC includes:
- a CDS encoding ATP F0F1 synthase synthase, producing the protein MMDHILAHIKTRAKKRIFKLVSDQSLFDAMTVDVTACVPYNPDHNLDEDAWFKIEGFSNQAYGLDLLKKEFDSKDYHNLAKANFSKIAYLFAVQGDDFYFQKITPGLFVKRKTLVFGETAELEKSQMRLVINALPDAVYFKAADTLIFKSLATISSIFKGIDELYKEATKVEVEQFLDESFIDLSNNYSVEKVSKPNRKRIGLAMKTLEGMSVGDKTNMLDYIDGYCEQKLKFDQQNQKFEISTDEDLKLLVYGIEQRFYTTPFGNEKRCANSVTTMG
- a CDS encoding type II toxin-antitoxin system death-on-curing family toxin; the protein is MSDSTDRGLRFFYFDVAHAISVHDWIIEHSGGLAGTKDVGQLASPLEHIQNDWYYPEMEDKLTHLVFSINKNHAFNDGNKRSSLVLGAYFLELNGFDYVVKRFAKEMENIVVWVADNVIDKDLLRQIISSILYDDDYPESVKLAIFEAIEAAKNY
- a CDS encoding type II toxin-antitoxin system HipA family toxin — protein: MSFKPIQKLAVTRTLSSGEQVAVGVLAQNRQGVFFQYADSYLQQLGNLSPFTLHANAQVQVAPKAPHQGVHGVFGDCLPDGWGMLLQDRIFRQKGILPNQLTAMDRLAFVGDKGMGALSFSPVSEFSATTHADIDLATLGLEAQTLFDSSMSDYMDDNHGELDGHTQQVLAALVAGGSSGGARPKAQIYMPAGETQHCRTFAQLGDEAWLVKFTSKNLALGHEEGLCEAVYLQMAELAKCQPPQWQLIEAPPTSGASAWLALKRFDYVTEQADLGSKRSAGRLHMHSACGLLDADFRTPSLDYIDLIKASRQLCKSPAAGQLQFRRAVFNLLSSNQDDHSKNWAFLQADDGQWDPAPFYDVTYSPHPFNEHATAFGGYGKAPPLKVMQKLATSAGFANWHDARQVIEEVAEAISQFTYLAQQQGISKTTVSAITKTLDQRKQENAALFQ
- a CDS encoding helix-turn-helix domain-containing protein, whose amino-acid sequence is MKFTLLDDTDVSQAYAAYLRELRKQAKLSRAALAERSCVPAATIKKFELTGQISFRQLLLLWQTLDSLGRLYELTQPSKERAAIPTSIDEVLKDEF
- a CDS encoding type II toxin-antitoxin system HipA family toxin: MTNYVSTLNVLLYGEPIATITNVGNDRTLFAFMDSYINDESRPVLGLGFKDALGGLLTSFKPTQTKLTPFFSNLLPEETMRHYLAERAGVNPAREFFLLWVLGQDLAGAITVVPVDGEALPPNVHQDIDDETKTDGPMRFSLAGVQLKFSAVQQANGGLTIPVTGQGGSWIVKLPSSRFDAVPENEYSMMELARMLGMDVPETQLLPINQIANIPDGIGKFGRSFKNAQAFVIKRFDRAGDQAVHIEDFAQVFGVYPQDKYKKASMRNIAQVIGIEGQDKDIAEFTRRLVFNTLIGNADMHLKNWSVIYKDKRTASIAPAYDFVSTIPYIPDDSASLKVSRSKKFSDFTLDELSHLAAKAMLPEKLVLDTAKQTVAGFHEIWAKEKAHLPLAKSMIEAIDTHLRNIPLR
- a CDS encoding DNA-binding protein, yielding MAKDLTASSHDRQNILNNRYALQHAEQHLGLGGVTFEGETVFTKAQVVGLYEIADATIERYLTSHGEELKGNGYRVLRGSKLKEFKSLVSGTLINEGTKTTALGLFSFRAVLNIGMLLTESEPARLLRSRLLDIVLDVMAERAGGHTKFINQRDENYLVSALQEENYRRQFTDALDKYVEVNKWTYARFTNLIYQSIFHENATEYKKVLNLATKTNIRETLYSEVLNLIASYESGIAHELEQASNKLGRKLSQKEAESLFASFESHPLFKPLILDARTKMASRDLCFRDALHEKLEAYIQSVPEADFDRFLGEKSRSLEEQLSDPETLAVLKRLKDR
- a CDS encoding helix-turn-helix domain-containing protein; translation: MLSILGENLTLAMKRRGITQEMMHSRTGISKPTLRKISKGDPSVSLGHYVKVLAVLGLLDDLTKVARDDELGRKLQDIQLLNKK
- a CDS encoding AlpA family transcriptional regulator, producing MNPTTQSPTNTVHPARQQRILRLPEVKSKTGFGRSTIYALMANGEFPRSIRIGARAVGWLESDIDQWIETRRIGAAYGRG